The following are encoded in a window of Cucurbita pepo subsp. pepo cultivar mu-cu-16 chromosome LG12, ASM280686v2, whole genome shotgun sequence genomic DNA:
- the LOC111806432 gene encoding 40S ribosomal protein S3-3-like, with amino-acid sequence MATQMSKKRKFVADGVFFAELNEVLTRELAEDGYSGVEVRVTPMRTEIIIRATRTQNVLGEKGRRIRELTSVVQKRFKFPENSVELYAEKVNNRGLCAIAQAESLRYKLLGGLAVRRACYGVLRFVMESGAKGCEVIVSGKLRAQRAKSMKFKDGYMISSGQPVKEYIDSAVRHVLLRQGVLGIKVKIMLDWDPKGKQGPPTPLPDLVTIHTPKEEEDFIRPAAVIPTAEIEVEAAA; translated from the exons ATGGCTACTCAGATGAGCAAAAAGCGAAAG TTTGTGGCTGATGGAGTGTTCTTCGCGGAGCTAAATGAAGTTCTTACCAGAGAGCTTGCAGAGGATGGATACTCCGGAGTGGAGGTTAGGGTTACACCAATGCGGACTGAGATTATCATTAGGGCTACTCGTACACAGAATGTTCTTG GTGAGAAAGGTAGGAGAATCAGAGAATTGACATCTGTTGTTCAGAAGCGTTTCAAGTTTCCCGAAAACAGTGTTGAGCTATATGCCGAGAAGGTCAACAACAGAGGACTCTGTGCCATTGCGCAAGCTGAGTCACTCCGCTACAAGCTTCTTGGAGGCCTTGCTGTGAGAAG GGCTTGCTATGGTGTCCTTAGATTTGTCATGGAGAGTGGAGCTAAAGGATGTGAG GTTATTGTAAGTGGTAAGTTGAGGGCCCAGCGTGCAAAATCCATGAAATTCAAGGATGGATACATGATTTCGTCTGGACAGCCAGTGAAAGAGTACATAGACTCTGCCGTGAGACACGTTCTCCTTAGACAG GGTGTTCTGGGTATCAAGGTCAAGATCATGCTCGATTGGGATCCAAAGGGCAAGCAAGGTCCACCGACACCGCTTCCCGATTTGGTTACTATCCATACTCCCAAGGAGGAAGAGGATTTCATTAGGCCTGCGGCTGTGATTCCGACGGCTGAGATTGAAGTTGAAGCAGCAGCTTAA